TTTGTTCTTGGTGGTGGGTAAAGGTTGACTAAGCCATTCTGAAAAAATGAGCCTCTTCCTAAGTGGAGGCATGTTATCAAATCATCTGACATCTATtaagtaaacaaaatatttgtaataaattATGCTTTGGTGTTTAGAGGGTGTTCATTTCTTGTTCTGAACAGAAAGAAGTTAAATACTGTAGGTGTGTTTTAGTAGACAGCAGTGTTTCGGCACTTCGTAATCCTGCTTTCATCATGTGCACAAGCCCAACTTTCCCTACAACAGCTGCTCGGATGTAAAAAGAATAGGAAAAAATCTGCTTTGAACCCTTTACTGGCCTCCTACATGCTGCCATCACTACACAAACACGTCTACATGGAtgcttgtaaacacacacacacacacacacaagcacacatgcacacacaccatgtgGACGCCTTCTTGCTGTGGAGCCAGTAAACCCAGAGTTAAATTTAGCCGTGAAGGCACTCAATATCATCTGTCATATCCGCTGTACTGGACCCCAAGTGAGACTTCCTCTGTCCACAGTCCGAGCATAACTCGGCTGCTGAAGGGCCATGGTCAAAGATCACTTCTTAAGGATGGCAAACCTACTCACCCCTTTAGCAGTTTATCAATGCCAGTCCCCTTTTGATAAACTGGAATGCATGATTTGGCACATCATAATGTTGAAACAGTTCTGGCCAAAGTAAGAGGGAACCTCAGGTTCATGAGCAAATATGTGTTCACCAGATGAGACTAACTGGCCCAGTCTGTCTGTATATGGGGACCAGCCAGGGATCTGTGTTTCTAATACAGGTTTACTATCATAGTTATGTGTTAAGGCTTAAAACTAGACACATGAggtagagaaaataaaagactgaaagCCCACTTCCACAACAATGCACttacacacaaccacaaacagactgtatacacacatttcttcttctctttctgtacGTTTCTCTTAATTCTTTCTTCCCCACTGCATCTGTCAGACTGTCGTGAATTTTATTAGTGAGCTGCAAGAGCAGATGTGCAGGTTTCAGAAGGAGATCAATAGCAAGATCCAGGAAAAAAAGGCGTTGGAGATCCCGGCTGACAGCAGCTCTTCAGTGGCATGCCCCACTGAGTCCACTGAGGGCCAGGCCTCAAACCCTGGGCCTTCCTGCGACAGAACCTCAGGGGTGACGCACAAACTAGACGAGGCTCCgaatgagaacacacacagcctggaaGAGGGTAGCtcagaaacagagcagcagcaccactgTGGAGGAGAATGTGTAGGCACAGTCTGCCAGCATGACTTCTAGTGTTGTGTACAGCATGGGCGtatcacttgtgtgtgtgtgtgtgtgtgtatatatactttAGGTTCAGATGTGGATGAAACAAGCACTCACTAAATAACCTCATCGTCCTGCTTATCATATTCATCTGTtatgcatcagtgtgtgacacAACTAATAGGGGCATTTCATGTCACGTAATGTGTGCAGATTTACTAACATCACCTGAATCTTTAAAACAGCTAAATATCCTCATGCATTCTGTTCTAGAGTTTAATTAAGGAGCTCAGGATTCTCAAGGACAAAGTGGAGCACCTGGAGGATCAGAAGTTACAGTATGAGAAGAAACTTAAGGCAACAAAggtaaaagaaaactgaatttcttGGTGCCTGGACTTTGCAGTACACCATCTGTGCTCAAATTCCACTGCTAACTGTCCATTCAACTTTCCTAAATGCTGTCCAATCCAATGTTCTAGCCAGTGAAGTGAGTCATTCTCTTTTGCTTTACTTCCATGCgtttctctctcattcacagACACCTATGTTTTCTTAAGAAGTCTGGGAACTATTTTACCTTCTATTTTAAAGCACTGTAGAAATAGATGATGGCTTAGTCCTTTTTTAGTGTCCTATTTGCATCCCTTTGCATGATCCCATGACATCAACTTCCTAGAGATTAGATTATCGCTCCCGATATTTCATCACCTCTCTTGCTCCATCAGACTCGATTGCTGACTTTCCCTTCCAGTACACAGCTGTCTGAGTCTGTGTATTGGATGCATTAGATATATTTCACTGTGAGTTGATTGGTTTTACACATATGCTGCTTCATGTTTAATGCCATGTGTTCACAGCAAACTAAAGTGCTGCCAGGCCAACCTACAGTCACAACGTGATTAGCATCAGGGTCACATGTGAGGAAATGTTTGAGATGTTGGAATTATCCACATACCTCAGAGATTTTGGCAATTCTCAAAAGAGGCCCACGTGGTTTGTTGTGTGGTGTATAAATTCAACAAATACCCTACTGGCATCTCTCCATCAACAAATTCTACCTTTCACATGAATATATTCATTAGCAATCTCAGTTTAGAGATGGTTATTGGTGGTAGATTCTTagacaaacattttcttaaTCAAGCAATCTTAATGAACATTGGAAAAAATGTCTACGGGTGTTTATATGGCGGATACTGAgcattataaaatgtttttgtttgtgagtttCTGTATCTCACTCTACCTTTTAAAACAAACCAGTGGGGAATAATGTTTTGATAAAGTAAAACAAGGGTATGATGTGATTTATGAAGCCTTCCACTTTTATTTCCACAAGCACATACTGGCAAATAGATCAGACTGAACTTCACTCTATTGCCATCTGTTTTTTCCCTTATGCTCCATAATTTACTTCACAACAATCTATAAAGTCCAGACAAGTAAACAGATGTCTTTGCAGTGCATTTGTGCTGAACTGAATGTCCTTTCTGCTAATATTCCTTACTGTGTGACACCCACAGGCAGAGATCAGCAGCCTTCAGCAGCTTCTGCTCAGTAAGAACGCTGAGATCGAGAGCTTGCACACCCAGCTGATGGCCAGACCCTCTCTGCCCCTGGAGAGCTCAGAGAGAGGTAAGCAAAGCACCCAGCCTCAAGCGCTCTGCCAACCTGCCAACCACATCCTCTCACTCTGACACTCAGTTACCCAGTCTGATAGGTGACACAGTTAATGACCCCTTTTTACATTCATTAACTTGCAGTTACAGCTGGGGGAAAAGTCTGTGTTGGCTCTTAATACACTGTCTCATCATgggtctctgtctctgtctgtctctctcaaaaGAGATGTGCAGGAAGAGGCTAAACACCAAATACGACCCTGAACAGTACTTAATAAAAACCACGTTAAACCCGTGGGCCTTGTCTACTTTTgatctttcatttatttcctctctcaaGACATgtcttgttattttattatcttttgtttccttctggTCCGAGGGGCAGCTCTGACAATAACCAAACGGTTTCCCGAAATTACTCGATGCACTATGTCTCTTCCCTTTGGCGTCttcattgttttcataaatTACTGAAAGCACAATGTTTGGTGTGTTcttaattttgtctttcataGATAGATATGCCTGCAGTTGTTACAAAAGAAATGTCTATTTGGGTTTGGgtagatcaaaaaaaaaaaaaatcagttaagtTGTAACTCTAGTGACGAATAAATCTACAACATGCTAGCATGTACATTTGCCTTCCCTTTCTTCGTTAATGACCGTCCCACCATATGTATCCATACAAAATGCTAATTTATATGACATGAGCAGCTGCTTATACATATTAATAATCACCATTTCTCTTTATAGATCAGGAACTGCAGAAGCTTAGGAGTGGAATGAAATCACTGGTAGCTGCCAATGATGAAAAGGTAATTTGCCAGCGGACTGGAAGCCTTCTCTCTCTGGTCAGCACAGCTGTATATGATTATGCTGCACAGAGTAGTGTGTGTTGTCATCAGTTTACTACAATGTAAAGGGTCTTACTGGCCCATATATAGAAGTGTGATCATCACTGCTGTGTCAGAAGTTAGAAGGTAACTGTTTATAGATGTTGTCATTTCTCAAAGGCGCCGCCCACTAACCATTTATAGTACACAGGGGCTTTTGTATTCTCCCACCCAGAGAATCCTGGACTTTAAAGACTTGCAGACATAGGCCTACATGTGGCACATGAgtgcggacacacacacacacaccccaagGCGAGCCATTTCAGGCAAAGCCACACTTAAGTAGGCCGCGACCTGCCAAGCCTAATTTTGGAGCGAGCTGCATTAAGACAGCCATGGCAAAACCAGGCACAGGCACCACttcaaaagacacacactccaTACAGCTGGTCACCACAACTAAGATTCCCAGCTCGGCCTCTGTCAATTCCCTCCCTATGCTCTACTTTGATGTAAAGGCCATATGGTGAAAGAGAGACTTTTGTGTAGCATATCAGCCAATGACAGGGCGAAGCATGGTCCATATGTGTCTTTTCAGCCATAGATAAACATCTTGTCGGCCTTCAACCTCTCGCTCTGTTCTCCTCAGGACCGACGAATTGAAGAGCTCACTCTGCTCCTGAATCAGTGCAGGCAATTCAGAGAGACCACAAGGCAAGGTAAACTGCTTATTCACTCCGTTATCCTGCCCTCGCagcatgtgttttatgtttgcaACGATGGAGCGCTATTAAAGCCACCACACTTTCCTCTTTAATAGAAATGTATGTCACTGCTTAAGttgaagagaaaacatttcttctctttgtcactgtagcaccacctgctgttcattcaTTGTCAAATGGCAGGACTCTGTCAAGCAGcagtgaggaagaagagcatGGACAAATGAAGAACACAGACTCGGCTAGTGCAAAATCTGAGGATGTAAAGTCTGAAGTGGGTGCAAACAATTTCAGCCAAATGATTTTGTCTATCATTTTagtttctgtaatttttttcctttttgttttatttactcatCACAGGTGTCACATATTTCTACAAATAGTTCTTCCTCTCAACAAACTTCTTTTTCATCAGTCCAGAAGGAAAGTGATTCCAGGTAGTGAAGCACCTTTTCATCAACTGACATCGCCAACATCTCTTAGTTGGAATTTACTGAGACGATTGTGCATTTGTCTCCTCAGAACAGAACCACAGATTTTATCAAGTAGCCTGAATGACCTAACAAATGGACCTTTACAAAAGGTATTTTCTACATGATTGATGTGTAAGAGAACATCAgaacattacattattattacatattattttatACCCATATTTACAGTTCTTGAATTAGCAAACATGCCATCTTTTCTGTTTGCACATGTACGGGGTTTATCCAGAGTGGTGTTGGTGAGACCAGAAGTCCAACGCTGCCTGTGACTTCCTCTCTGTCAGAGCAGAATGGGATGGGAGACAGCGGCAGTGAAATCCAGAGTCAAAGGTCTCCAGATGGGAGTGAAGACGGGGACTCCAGCCAAAGTAAATCCAGGCACATTACCTCAGACTTCACAGAATGTTATTTATGACATGACGGATAGTGTGCAGTAATAATCCCTGATACAGGATCAGACCTCCATTTTCTGTGGAATTATTGTAAGGCCGGTAATTCCCACGAGCAAAGGCAGCATACATATTTGGAACAAACCGCTCTCCTTTGACCAGACGACCACTGCACCCTTGATCACAGCTATAATTGCAGAGGCCCCTGACAGAGCAAATGGATCATGGGATATATTCTCTTACCaaacacaccctctctctctctttctctgattAACCACATTCATCCCAGCTCCACCCTTCTTCAGCTTCAAGGACCAGTTTTAAGTGGTACCCCACCCTGATTTCTCTCTGCTGCATTCTGCTGTAGTGTGGTGACTGCAGCCTATATCATAAAGATCACACCTTGTAAAATTTTAGCTGAAACTCCCTCTTTTTCATGGTGCATTAACCGATGAATAATTTGCTGAACTAAATGGTCTGTAacccctgctctctctctctctctctctctcctgaatGGCGCTCTGTAAAAAAGGCAGACCACCACATGTGTGTGACTTAGTTGTTAATGTTCTATTTGGtatgcagaagaagagaagaagaagagaaaaaaaaaaaagtttttacaGCTTTCTCCCctgtcgtcatcatcatcatcatcatcaggatTTTGACTTCATCAGTGGCTCAACCacacaatatttaaaatttaacaGATGGCAGGAGCAAAACCTTTCAAAGTTCTATTATTGAAATTCTTTTCTGCACCAATTATCACAAGTAAACTGCCATTTTCGACTAATTAAATGCAGCTATTAAATCTAAGTGATCATCTGCACTGTTTTCATACAATGTGAACCATATTTGTACTTTGTCGTATTACACTGACTGTGGTTTTTCTGACCTTATAGGAAAGTTGGAGAAAGCTGATGACAGCACCTCAAGTGATAATTCCCCACTTCATTCTGGAGCAAATACACAAGCCGGCCAGCGAGCTGTGGGGTCACCGGAGTACATGAAGAATAATAGGAGCTTCAAGAGACTCTGGGGGAAGTGAGTGTGAAAATACAACTGACACATCCACAATACATCAATACAGATGTTGATGTAGGCCCAAACAAATACCACCAGACATTAAACAGACCTAAACTTGAATTAATTACCTGCATAAATATGTACTGTAAGTTTAAATGTCATGTGGTTAATATCAAACATAACTGATCGTGTCTTTAGAacatcttaatcttaatcttaaaatTTGTAAGCTTACTTAATGTAAAGAGAAAATTAAGAGATTTTtagaaagaaatcatttttacaCAGGTTAAATAATTTTTCTGCTCGCCCTGTCACTAAATGTAAAGTACAAAGAATGTAAAGTTTTACATGAAAGTAAACTCTTCATGTAAAATGACAATTACATACTTACACAAAACTGTCATAGGTTGAGTAAAAAATTATGAGTTGGTATTGACTATTAAAAGACAACAGTATTTTTTCCAGTATCGCCCATGTAGCAAATATAAAGTTAATATATACTGATGACTCCAgatttctcatcatcatcatcatcattattattcttATGATTATTGTTTTGAGAATGATAGAAGTTTCCAGCAAGTTTATCTAGAGATTACCCTCATCCATACAGACTTCGAAGAACCCAGTCTGGCGGGTTCCAAGGAGCAGATCCAGATGCTGGACAGTTTAGAAGAGGGGGGCTGCGTGCAACAGCAGGTCCCAGACTAACCCGGACCCCTGAATCTTACAACTCCACACGGTAAAGCTTGGCGTGCTGCTACCTGGCTTTGTAGTATAATACTGCTGTTTTAAGTgtttaatgttttgctttgttttttctcgCCATAATACTTTGCTGCTTTACAATAATTTGGTTTAGTTCTCCTGCCTCGTCCCCACTGATGTTGCTCTGATGTTTCCTacagactgaaaagaaaagaggatcTGCGGCTTTTCTTAACATAACAAATTCTGTTTTCAATAAATGCTATTATGAAGATGACCATTTAAATACTTGCAATAAATTTATTTCAGAGATATGAATATTCCATTCAGCCAGTGGACCAAAGAGCAGGTGTGTGGCTGGCTGGAGGACTACGGACTGGGCCAGTATGTCAATCTCACTAGACAGTGGGTTGAAAATGGACAGACACTGCTGTCTGCCACACCTCAGGATTTTGAGAAGGTcagagaataaaacaagacagtTAATGccttgcattaaaaaaacatcataaataTACAATGTTGTAGTGTGAATGACCTAACAAATGTACCTAAAAGTGTTAGATTAGAGAGAAAAATATCACATGGATAAACAGGAAACTGTCTGACAAGCTGTCTTTTCTGACTTTAGGAGATGGGTATGAAGAATCCACTGCACAGGAAGAAGCTGCAGCTTGCTCTGAATGCATTCACCACTAAAGTCATAGAGAAATCATCTGAGCTGGATTACATTTGGGTCACCCGTAAGAGCCTTATCTACGTGGAATATTTTGGACTTGTTCTCATTTGAATCACATCTACAAATAGACACAAAGCACAAGGCAAACAAAGAAGCGGAATGTGTGAGATGTAAAcgtatttggaaaaaaatgcaaatattgaCAGAATTCAAAACCACGCGCTGTGGCTTAACTGAGCAGTGAACATGTTTTTGACAGCTGGTGATACTTATATCAGCATTAAAAGGTTTAGCAAGTGAAGTGCATTTATGTCTGACTTTCACTCATTTAGGTTGGTTGGATGATATTGGTTTGCCTCAGTATAAAGACCAGTTCCATGAAGCTCGAGTAGATGGCCGAATGATACAATACCTCACAGTGGTAAGACTTAAACCTGCATGTAACAACTAACATTTTCTATTGGAGGCCTGCAAATACATTGTATAGAATGCATTTGTATAATTTCCACAAAGTTTACTGATGTCTGTTTGCCCTTTACCCAGAATGACCTTTTGACTCTCAAGGTCACCAGTCAGCTTCATCACCTCAGCATTAAATGTGCCATCCATGTCCTTCATGCCAACAAGTTTAACCCCAACTGTCTTCGACGAAGGCCAGGAGAAGAGGTAAAATGTGAATCATGCCAGGGTGCATTGTATGTATGAAGCAGATGTCCTGTATTTTTCGTTATGCTACCTTTTGTGTATAAATTCGAAATGTTAGCACTCAAATCTGAGAGAATGGAGCACATTACAGAcattcaaagacaaagacattttaatcaaaGATGTTTGACTGAGATACTGCTCTAAAATGGTAAAAAAGTGTCATCACACCAGTAGCCCACAAGATGGAGGTAGACAGCCGTTAAATGCTTTTCAAACACAGAGCATTTTTCAAACAACTGATTCCAAAGTCATAGTGCTGTTAAGCTTCATTCTGCCCACTTCTAGTGTATTTACAAGAAGGGTCAAACAGTTAAGAGTGAGATGCAAAGGAGAATGAtgataattaatatttttattttcaaccgCTACAGAAACAGCCCTCTCCCTCagaggtggtgcagtggtcTAACCATCGTGTGATGGAGTGGCTAAGAGCAGTGGATCTGGCTGAATACGCTCCTAATCTACGAGGCAGTGGTGTTCATGGTGGGCTGATTGTAAGTAATGAACATTTTGAGCTTGTCTGCAAGTTTATCAGGTCCTTCTGGGATTACATGCCTGGAAACCTAAATTTGCTGCTGTCAACGTGGTCTTCTACAGATCCTGGAGCCTCGCTTCAGCTCAGAGACTTTGGCCCTGCTGTTAAATATTCCTCCACAGAAGACTTTGCTCCGCCGCCACCTCACCACTGCCTTCTCTGCCCTGGTGGGGACTCAGGCTGCACAGGAGAAGCGAGAGTATGGCAATGCCACCGGCCATGTGCCCCTCACCACCACTGCTAAAGTAAAGGTGTGAGCACACAGTCTAAGAACC
The Scatophagus argus isolate fScaArg1 chromosome 1, fScaArg1.pri, whole genome shotgun sequence DNA segment above includes these coding regions:
- the ppfibp2a gene encoding liprin-beta-2 isoform X2, whose protein sequence is MCRFQKEINSKIQEKKALEIPADSSSSVACPTESTEGQASNPGPSCDRTSGVTHKLDEAPNENTHSLEEGSSETEQQHHCGGECSLIKELRILKDKVEHLEDQKLQYEKKLKATKAEISSLQQLLLSKNAEIESLHTQLMARPSLPLESSERDQELQKLRSGMKSLVAANDEKDRRIEELTLLLNQCRQFRETTRQAPPAVHSLSNGRTLSSSSEEEEHGQMKNTDSASAKSEDVKSEVSHISTNSSSSQQTSFSSVQKESDSRTEPQILSSSLNDLTNGPLQKSGVGETRSPTLPVTSSLSEQNGMGDSGSEIQSQRSPDGSEDGDSSQRKLEKADDSTSSDNSPLHSGANTQAGQRAVGSPEYMKNNRSFKRLWGKLRRTQSGGFQGADPDAGQFRRGGLRATAGPRLTRTPESYNSTRDMNIPFSQWTKEQVCGWLEDYGLGQYVNLTRQWVENGQTLLSATPQDFEKEMGMKNPLHRKKLQLALNAFTTKVIEKSSELDYIWVTRWLDDIGLPQYKDQFHEARVDGRMIQYLTVNDLLTLKVTSQLHHLSIKCAIHVLHANKFNPNCLRRRPGEEKQPSPSEVVQWSNHRVMEWLRAVDLAEYAPNLRGSGVHGGLIILEPRFSSETLALLLNIPPQKTLLRRHLTTAFSALVGTQAAQEKREYGNATGHVPLTTTAKVKPKKLGFTQFSHLRKRKPDESMDYICPIDSGALTVNGVSRLSSAALKGLSPTLDRQAGSREQVGTRAQANGPKQ
- the ppfibp2a gene encoding liprin-beta-2 isoform X1, with translation MEYDIDFYKHFAWLRKVNLHSSSHSESYQERLSRLEGDKESLILQVSVLTDQVEAQGAKISDLQSSLVEHQHKLNSTEEMLQQELLHRTSLENQKLSLMGEVSYLKIKLADMEGKQSHGVEKQHKAESLIKELRILKDKVEHLEDQKLQYEKKLKATKAEISSLQQLLLSKNAEIESLHTQLMARPSLPLESSERDQELQKLRSGMKSLVAANDEKDRRIEELTLLLNQCRQFRETTRQAPPAVHSLSNGRTLSSSSEEEEHGQMKNTDSASAKSEDVKSEVSHISTNSSSSQQTSFSSVQKESDSRTEPQILSSSLNDLTNGPLQKSGVGETRSPTLPVTSSLSEQNGMGDSGSEIQSQRSPDGSEDGDSSQRKLEKADDSTSSDNSPLHSGANTQAGQRAVGSPEYMKNNRSFKRLWGKLRRTQSGGFQGADPDAGQFRRGGLRATAGPRLTRTPESYNSTRDMNIPFSQWTKEQVCGWLEDYGLGQYVNLTRQWVENGQTLLSATPQDFEKEMGMKNPLHRKKLQLALNAFTTKVIEKSSELDYIWVTRWLDDIGLPQYKDQFHEARVDGRMIQYLTVNDLLTLKVTSQLHHLSIKCAIHVLHANKFNPNCLRRRPGEEKQPSPSEVVQWSNHRVMEWLRAVDLAEYAPNLRGSGVHGGLIILEPRFSSETLALLLNIPPQKTLLRRHLTTAFSALVGTQAAQEKREYGNATGHVPLTTTAKVKPKKLGFTQFSHLRKRKPDESMDYICPIDSGALTVNGVSRLSSAALKGLSPTLDRQAGSREQVGTRAQANGPKQ
- the ppfibp2a gene encoding liprin-beta-2 isoform X3 yields the protein MNQELLHRTSLENQKLSLMGEVSYLKIKLADMEGKQSHGVEKQHKAESLIKELRILKDKVEHLEDQKLQYEKKLKATKAEISSLQQLLLSKNAEIESLHTQLMARPSLPLESSERDQELQKLRSGMKSLVAANDEKDRRIEELTLLLNQCRQFRETTRQAPPAVHSLSNGRTLSSSSEEEEHGQMKNTDSASAKSEDVKSEVSHISTNSSSSQQTSFSSVQKESDSRTEPQILSSSLNDLTNGPLQKSGVGETRSPTLPVTSSLSEQNGMGDSGSEIQSQRSPDGSEDGDSSQRKLEKADDSTSSDNSPLHSGANTQAGQRAVGSPEYMKNNRSFKRLWGKLRRTQSGGFQGADPDAGQFRRGGLRATAGPRLTRTPESYNSTRDMNIPFSQWTKEQVCGWLEDYGLGQYVNLTRQWVENGQTLLSATPQDFEKEMGMKNPLHRKKLQLALNAFTTKVIEKSSELDYIWVTRWLDDIGLPQYKDQFHEARVDGRMIQYLTVNDLLTLKVTSQLHHLSIKCAIHVLHANKFNPNCLRRRPGEEKQPSPSEVVQWSNHRVMEWLRAVDLAEYAPNLRGSGVHGGLIILEPRFSSETLALLLNIPPQKTLLRRHLTTAFSALVGTQAAQEKREYGNATGHVPLTTTAKVKPKKLGFTQFSHLRKRKPDESMDYICPIDSGALTVNGVSRLSSAALKGLSPTLDRQAGSREQVGTRAQANGPKQ
- the ppfibp2a gene encoding liprin-beta-2 isoform X4, translated to MGEVSYLKIKLADMEGKQSHGVEKQHKAESLIKELRILKDKVEHLEDQKLQYEKKLKATKAEISSLQQLLLSKNAEIESLHTQLMARPSLPLESSERDQELQKLRSGMKSLVAANDEKDRRIEELTLLLNQCRQFRETTRQAPPAVHSLSNGRTLSSSSEEEEHGQMKNTDSASAKSEDVKSEVSHISTNSSSSQQTSFSSVQKESDSRTEPQILSSSLNDLTNGPLQKSGVGETRSPTLPVTSSLSEQNGMGDSGSEIQSQRSPDGSEDGDSSQRKLEKADDSTSSDNSPLHSGANTQAGQRAVGSPEYMKNNRSFKRLWGKLRRTQSGGFQGADPDAGQFRRGGLRATAGPRLTRTPESYNSTRDMNIPFSQWTKEQVCGWLEDYGLGQYVNLTRQWVENGQTLLSATPQDFEKEMGMKNPLHRKKLQLALNAFTTKVIEKSSELDYIWVTRWLDDIGLPQYKDQFHEARVDGRMIQYLTVNDLLTLKVTSQLHHLSIKCAIHVLHANKFNPNCLRRRPGEEKQPSPSEVVQWSNHRVMEWLRAVDLAEYAPNLRGSGVHGGLIILEPRFSSETLALLLNIPPQKTLLRRHLTTAFSALVGTQAAQEKREYGNATGHVPLTTTAKVKPKKLGFTQFSHLRKRKPDESMDYICPIDSGALTVNGVSRLSSAALKGLSPTLDRQAGSREQVGTRAQANGPKQ